The Streptomyces sp. NBC_00670 genome window below encodes:
- a CDS encoding helix-turn-helix transcriptional regulator encodes MVEVSGSHVGWTFVTNHARVLAAIADNPNVRIRDIAAHCRLTERAVQRIISDLEQDGYLSHTRDGRSNTYRIQPDKVLRHPAEAGLTVAALLSLLVQSESDRVREPGRQASRLAGAGGVQ; translated from the coding sequence ATGGTTGAAGTGTCTGGGTCTCACGTCGGATGGACGTTCGTCACCAATCACGCGCGGGTGCTGGCGGCCATCGCCGACAACCCGAACGTCCGGATCCGCGACATCGCCGCCCACTGCCGGCTCACCGAGCGTGCCGTCCAGCGGATCATCTCCGACCTGGAACAGGACGGGTACCTCTCCCACACCCGTGACGGCCGCAGCAACACCTACCGCATCCAGCCGGACAAGGTGCTCCGTCATCCGGCGGAAGCGGGTCTGACGGTGGCCGCACTGCTCTCCCTGCTCGTGCAGAGCGAGAGCGACCGCGTGCGGGAACCCGGCAGGCAGGCCTCCCGCCTGGCCGGCGCCGGCGGCGTCCAGTAA
- a CDS encoding DUF5133 domain-containing protein gives MILPAEKELRTVLARFAQARIEHDVRPTGHTSRTLEDTAYTLCVMTGARTVEQALRTADTLLEHYAAHAGVSREDETLAA, from the coding sequence ATGATCCTTCCGGCGGAGAAGGAGCTGCGCACGGTGTTGGCGCGGTTCGCCCAGGCGCGTATCGAACACGATGTGCGCCCCACCGGCCACACCAGCAGGACCCTGGAGGACACCGCATACACCCTGTGCGTGATGACTGGGGCCCGCACCGTCGAGCAGGCACTGCGCACGGCGGACACCCTGCTCGAGCACTACGCGGCCCATGCCGGCGTCTCCCGCGAGGACGAGACGCTCGCCGCCTAG
- a CDS encoding STAS domain-containing protein yields MGEAVAAGQGGPAGNRPHALDHAGARVYEWCGAQVVDARGFYDMSSIGPLADALVAAAAERTKVVLDASGITFADSALLNLLILTHQRTDLRVAAPPQQLIRLLQLTGVDTVLKVRETVEEAAAL; encoded by the coding sequence GTGGGCGAAGCGGTAGCGGCAGGTCAGGGCGGCCCGGCAGGGAACCGGCCGCACGCCCTGGACCACGCGGGGGCGCGCGTGTACGAGTGGTGCGGCGCCCAAGTGGTCGACGCACGGGGCTTCTACGACATGTCCTCCATAGGGCCCCTGGCGGACGCGCTGGTCGCCGCTGCCGCCGAGCGGACGAAGGTGGTCCTGGACGCCTCCGGCATCACCTTCGCGGACTCGGCACTCCTGAACCTGCTGATCCTCACCCACCAGAGGACCGACCTCCGCGTGGCCGCACCCCCGCAGCAGCTCATACGGCTGTTGCAACTCACCGGGGTAGACACCGTGCTGAAGGTGCGGGAGACGGTGGAAGAGGCCGCCGCTCTGTGA